A segment of the Deltaproteobacteria bacterium genome:
GATTTGAAAGGGCATGGATAGCGCCTTGATGGTCCGGGGACCTCTCCAGAATCGCGGTGTAAACCCTTGCGGCATCCTCCTCCAAACCCTGGGAGATGTAGAAATCCGCCTCCTCCATGTCATCGGCAAACGGGTCCTCTGTAACTTGGACGCCGGGCTCGGCAGAGATATCCAAAGGCTCCGGGGGGGCCTCTTCAATGGGAACCTCCGGGAGCAGGCCGGCCATTGCCTCCAATCCCTCGATTTCAGGCAAAGTCCCGGCAATCGTCCTGTATACACTGATGGCCTTGTCTACCTCGCCCCGGTCCATCAGGGCCTTAATGAGGTTCTTACCTGTGGCAGGCACCCTTTCCGGGGCCGCCTCAATCTGAACATCCAGTGACTTTTCCAGGACATCTATCCTTCCCGGAAATTTCGTCCCAAGATCGTCGAGAATCTCGAGAGCCTTGTCGTGAAGGCCGTATCGAAGATAGACATCCGCCTCGATGAAGGAATCTTCCGGCACAAGGTCTTCGGATTCGGCCGCTGAAGTTGTTAAATCGGGATCCTCCATGACGATCTCGGGCAGTCCCTCCTCAACCTCCCTCCCCGAGTCCTTCAGCCCGTCCAGAGACATGGGCTCAGCCTCGAACTCCGAGCCCTCATCAGGGGAGATTGCGGGAGACACCTCATCGGCAAGGTCCAGGGACTGAATGATATCCTGAAGGTCAGTCTCCTCCTCCAGGTTCCCCAGATTTTCCAAGGCTGTCCTGGCCTCATCCATCTGGGGATCGATATCAAGGATCTGCCTGTAGGCGTCCGCGGCGGCTCGGGGATCTTTCCTCTCCTCAAGGGAATGTCCCAGGTCGAGCAGGGCTTTGATCTGGGAATCCGTGTCCCCTCTGGCACCAGAGATATCCGCAAGACCCCTGGCGGCGATGGTCTGCGCGGGATCAATTTCGATTATCTGCCTGAAAAAAACCTCGGCCTGCTTCAGTTCCCCGTTCCTGAGGTGGGTCTGGGCGACAAAGAGATACTCCCCCATCACCTGCTCCAACTGGCCCATTTCTCTGAACAGCGCCAGTGACTGGGAGATCCTTTCCTCGCCCTCCTTTTCCTCACCCAGTTGAAAGTTTATCCGGCCCAGAAGAAGCATCATCCGCGGGTCGTCAGACCTGATCTCGAGGATGGACTCGATCTCTTTTTTGGCCTTCTGATAATGTCCACTCTCCAGGTAGTGCGAACAAAGCTCTTCCCGCACACCGATGTTATCGGGGTCGAGGGTGACTATCTTCTCAAATAATTCCGAGGCCCGATCGTGAAATCCTCGACGGCTCAGGGTGGTAGCGGCGACGGCAAAGGCCTTCGCGGCTTCCTTTCCATCCCCTGATCTGGCCAGTATCTCCCCCAGACGAACCTGGAACCCGAGGTTTTCAGAATCCATATCCACCATGACTCTGAGTACTTCGATCTGCCTGGGAACGTCGTCCTTCTTCTGATATAGCTCGAAGATATTCTGCAGCTGAGCCAGCGCTTCGG
Coding sequences within it:
- a CDS encoding tetratricopeptide repeat protein, with translation MANKAKLLQQAQKHLSKGNLDKAVKVFQQLANIEPQNQRIALRLADLLAKTGRKTAAVEQYEKVAEIHVEEDFIPKAIAVYRTVVRIDPERLSAYERLAELYKKQGLEAEALAQLQNIFELYQKKDDVPRQIEVLRVMVDMDSENLGFQVRLGEILARSGDGKEAAKAFAVAATTLSRRGFHDRASELFEKIVTLDPDNIGVREELCSHYLESGHYQKAKKEIESILEIRSDDPRMMLLLGRINFQLGEEKEGEERISQSLALFREMGQLEQVMGEYLFVAQTHLRNGELKQAEVFFRQIIEIDPAQTIAARGLADISGARGDTDSQIKALLDLGHSLEERKDPRAAADAYRQILDIDPQMDEARTALENLGNLEEETDLQDIIQSLDLADEVSPAISPDEGSEFEAEPMSLDGLKDSGREVEEGLPEIVMEDPDLTTSAAESEDLVPEDSFIEADVYLRYGLHDKALEILDDLGTKFPGRIDVLEKSLDVQIEAAPERVPATGKNLIKALMDRGEVDKAISVYRTIAGTLPEIEGLEAMAGLLPEVPIEEAPPEPLDISAEPGVQVTEDPFADDMEEADFYISQGLEEDAARVYTAILERSPDHQGAIHALSNLEGQEGALDQPPAAPAAEYPGSHQEPAALEPHPNVSPHPGEIRKIRGKLTVEDSVPEAGGFLDLAEELRAELADEFDGPASASSEHDRPITFEEIFAEFKRGIAETLGAEEYETHYNLGIAYKDMGLFDDAIREFETATGDRKLLPDSMSLIAMCFVEKQDYDSAAKTISKALESSAEENVPGLTFQMGQIRERQQRWAPALEAYKKVQNLDPDFEDIDKAIERVGELCDGDLDVKTVEDAPPEGGLDDLLSDLIREVEDMAQEEIEGGLPDGDGQTSTKAKKDRVSYL